From one Catenuloplanes nepalensis genomic stretch:
- a CDS encoding NYN domain-containing protein: MGPVRAALYLDFDNVFSGLLKQDPGVAMQFAEEPGGWLERLATSLTVDGPRRWLILRCYLNPNGSVPAPDPALNGPRLYFSRFRPSFTKAGFEVIDCPRLTHTKNAADIRMVVDALDAMLSPTRYDEFVIASGDSDMTPLLVRLRAADRRTTVVSPFDAAEAFTSVADRLVGSEHLLELIQGEPVEGDDDAPMPTMPAPPPLAAAPGRDEALTSFGEIIATRLAAADGPLNLASLAHDVRRQLDTTNWFGYGTFVKALYALRLPTARYSSLYLWDISRHTAPPAGATLVSGGAMPEPVARLCLRLELPRLTAPTWAAIYDTLAEFAGSHPFNLTEATRWSRDQLAGRGIDVGRQAIAFVTRGAAYGGCPLFRVPAPSAAEIADAFVSNVLQRAEAAEIALTVEDERLVRAWLHNDAPPENGRDDASAAGTGQEEAS, translated from the coding sequence ATGGGACCGGTACGTGCCGCGCTCTATCTCGATTTCGACAACGTGTTCAGCGGCCTGCTGAAACAGGACCCCGGCGTCGCCATGCAGTTCGCCGAGGAACCGGGCGGCTGGCTCGAACGGCTCGCCACCTCCCTGACCGTCGACGGCCCCCGCCGATGGCTGATCCTGCGCTGCTACCTGAATCCGAACGGATCGGTGCCCGCACCCGACCCGGCCCTCAACGGCCCGCGGCTCTACTTCTCCCGGTTCCGGCCGTCCTTCACCAAAGCCGGCTTCGAGGTGATCGACTGCCCCCGGCTGACCCACACCAAGAACGCCGCGGACATCAGGATGGTCGTCGACGCGCTGGACGCGATGCTCAGCCCGACCCGGTACGACGAGTTCGTCATCGCCTCCGGGGACTCCGACATGACGCCGCTGCTCGTCCGGCTGCGCGCGGCCGACCGCCGTACCACCGTCGTGTCACCGTTCGATGCGGCGGAGGCGTTCACCTCTGTCGCGGACCGCCTGGTCGGCAGCGAGCACCTCCTCGAACTCATCCAGGGCGAACCGGTCGAGGGCGACGACGACGCGCCCATGCCGACGATGCCGGCACCGCCGCCGCTCGCGGCGGCACCCGGCCGGGACGAGGCGCTCACGTCGTTCGGCGAGATCATCGCGACCCGGCTCGCGGCCGCGGACGGCCCGCTGAACCTGGCCTCGCTCGCGCACGACGTCCGCCGGCAACTCGACACGACGAACTGGTTCGGGTACGGCACCTTCGTCAAAGCGCTCTACGCCCTGCGCCTGCCCACGGCGCGCTACTCGTCCCTCTACCTGTGGGACATCAGCCGGCACACCGCCCCACCGGCCGGGGCGACCCTGGTGTCCGGAGGCGCCATGCCCGAGCCCGTAGCCCGCCTGTGCCTTCGGCTGGAGCTTCCGCGCCTGACCGCGCCGACCTGGGCCGCGATCTACGACACGCTGGCCGAGTTCGCGGGCTCGCACCCGTTCAACCTGACCGAGGCCACCCGGTGGTCCCGCGATCAGCTCGCCGGGCGTGGCATCGACGTCGGGCGCCAGGCGATCGCCTTCGTGACCCGGGGCGCCGCGTACGGCGGCTGCCCGCTCTTCCGCGTCCCGGCACCGTCCGCGGCCGAGATCGCCGACGCGTTCGTCAGCAACGTCCTGCAACGCGCCGAGGCCGCCGAGATCGCGCTCACCGTCGAGGACGAGCGGCTCGTGCGCGCGTGGCTGCACAACGACGCACCGCCGGAGAACGGCCGGGACGATGCTTCCGCGGCGGGGACCGGCCAGGAGGAGGCGTCGTAG